The following DNA comes from Amycolatopsis solani.
CGCACTGGCGGCGTTCGAGGGCCGGCTGCCCGCGGCGTTCACGATCGACGTCAAGTTCAAGCAGCCGGTGCTGCTGCCGGCCAAGGCGGGCTTCACGTCGTGGTCCGGTCCGGAGGGGTGGGCGTTCGAGCTGTGGAGCAAGGCGAAGCCGCACCTCGAGGGGACGATCACCTCACTCTGACGGCTTCCAGACCTCGCCCTCGATGAGGTCGTTGAAGCCGAGCCAGACGAGGTTCATCAGCCAGGAAGCCAGCACGCCGTCGGAGATGTCGGGGTGGTCGAGGGCCCAGTCGGCCAGCGATTCGGCCGCCCCGACCAAGGCCGCGGACAGGCCCTCGCCGGAGAACTCGGCCTGTTCGCCGACGCCCTTGCGCGTGCCGGCGGACACGACGAGCGCGGCGACCAGCTGGATCGCGCGCGCCCGCATGTCGGTGATCTCGGCCGCGAAGGCCCCGCCGACGGTCAGCGCCTGGCGGTGCAGGACCGTCCACGACTCGCGGTACTCGGCGACGAAGCGGTAGAAGGACCGCAGGCCGTGCCAGAGCTGCATGTCCGGCGGCAGATCGGGCTGGACGCCGGACTGGATGGCCTCGAGCAGCCGCGTGGCCTCGCGGCGGATGCACGCGCCGAAGAGGTCCTCTTTGGAGCCGAGGTAGGTGTAGATCATCGGCTTCGAGACCCCGGCGACGTCGGAGATCTCGTCCATCGAGGCCGCGTGGTAGCCGTGGCGCGAGAAGACCTGGACGGCCGCGTCCAGGATCTGCCGCTCACGCACCGCACGCGGCAGCCGCCTGGCCCGTTCGGGTGGACGCTGATCATCCTCTGACACGCTCGACCTCCTCGTTGCTGCCCGGAGACGGTACCGGTCGCGGTACCGGGAGGGTGATTTCGGCACGCTTGCCCGCCTACCTACTGGCGGGTAGCCTTACGCTCGGGTAACACGAGAGGGAGTGACCATGGCCGACAACGCCGGGATGACCAGCGCCGATCGCGTCGCGGCCCTCCGCGGGGCGCCGCTGCTCGACGCGCTGGAGCGCCTCGACCCGCTGAGCCCCGAGGCGCACGCCCTCGACGTCAACGCTCTGGCGGATGCCCTGAACCCTCGTGATCTGGGCAAGGACGACTTCCGGCGGTTCCTGAAGGCGCTGCTCGCGCTCGCGTCGCGCGCCCCGGCGTTCGACTTGAGCAAGGTCGAGCCGGCGCGCTTCGCGTCGCTGGTGTCGTCGGCGTCCCGCGCCCAGCTCGAAAGCGTGGTGGCGGAGCGCCCCCTGCGTGAGCGCGTACTGGCGGAGATCTTCGCGCGCATGGGCTCCCACATCAGACCGGAACGAGCCCGCGACCTGCACGCGGTGGTCCACTGGCGCCTCTCGGGAGGCATCGGCGACGGCGGCTACGACCGCTACGAGACGGTGATTTCGCACGGCTCGTGCACGGTCAGCCGCGAGATGAGCTCGTCCCCGCGGGTCACGATCACGATCGCACCCACGGACTTCTTCCGCCTGATCACCCACCAGGCCACCCCGGCGGTGTTGTTCGTCACGGGAAGAATCAAGGTCAAGGGCGACTTGGCCTTCGCGGCGGGACTCATCGGATTTTTCGACCTCCCGCACCCCGTATAGTCCGCACCCGTGCCCCGAAAAGCGAAGTGGCGCCTTTCCCGGCCCCGAGCCATCCGCGGCAGCCACGTGGTGAACGCGTTCGCGGAGAAGCTGGTCCTGGGGAACCTCACGGCTCCGCAGTTCGTCCAGGTGCTGGAAACCCTGCACATGCTGGGCTCCGCGGGAGCGGGGATCGAGCTGAGTTCGTTGTCGACGGACGTCCTGGTCGACGTCGTGCGCCGCGCGTCCCGCGACCAGTTGAAGGCGATCGCGGAGCACCCCGAGTTGCGCCCGGTGTTCTTGGACGAGATATTCCGCCGGATGTCGGAGCACTTCTTGCCGGAGAAGGCCCGCCACGTGGATTTCGTGGTTTCTTGGCGCTTTTCGGAGGGCACCGGCGAGGACGGCTACGACCGCTTCCAGACGGTGATCGAGGACGGCGTGTGCGTTTCTTCGACGGACCTGTCACGCGCCCCGGACACGACGATCACGCTGTCGGTGGACGACTTCATCCGCATGGCAACAGGCAACGCCGCAGTGGCGGCGATGTTCGTGACGGGGAGGGTGAAGGTGAAGGGCGAGTACGCCCCGGCGGTGCGGTTCTCGAGCTACTTCGACATCCCGAAGCCGACGGTGGACTAGTCGGTATCCGCCGCTAGACGTCTTCATATCGGGAATCTGGCGGCGGATACCGGCCCGTGGTTACCTTCCCACTGTGCTTCGCACCTCGTCGAGCAAGTGATCTAACAGCCCTGGCACGGTTCCCCCGCCGAGAACCAGTTGGCGATCGAGGAGACGATTGCCGGTCTCACACGAGGTCTCGCTGACGAGGGTGCAGCCGTGACAGGCGGACAGGTTGAGATGCGACGATCCTTGGTGATCACTCTCGATGCACACTGGATCGTTCGAGCACACGTCTGCGTCTCCCAAGGCGGCGAGCAGCAGTGGGACCAGTTTCTCGGGATGGCCGAGACGTACCAGTCCGCCGAGTGTTCCCTGCGCGTCGCCAGCCGCCGTGTAAATGAAGATACCGGCGGTGCGGTCAGGTCGGTCGGAGTGCGCGTAGATGCGCTCCTGAAGCGACGCCGACGAGTAGCCGCTCGCAAAGGCAAGACGGCGGATGAGCAGATGGGAAATAGTGTGCAAGGCGACAAAGCGTGGCTCGGGAACAGGTAAACGGTGGGCCCACGGGGTGGAATTTCTGCTTTTGAGCAGGATCTCGGCTCGCTTGCGAACTTCAGGAGTTTCCTCCCATGCGGAGATCTCAGCCTCATCGAATCGAAGGAAAATCCCCTCGCCGAACAATTCGATGGCGGGGTAAATTGGCTTTCGTTTGCTGTCGAGACCGAGATCGACCATGACATATTCTGCATCGGCGTTGTGTCGTTGAAACCTGCGAAGTGCCCGAACCTCGCGAACTCGGCGGACTTGCCCTACGCCTACCAATCTACTCGTCAGTGTCGATGGCCATGTAGCCTCAGTTGGAATGGAGAATCCGTCGACTACAAAGTTGCCATTGCTGTGGTCTCGACCACCGTCGAGCTTATTGACAAAAGCTGACCATTCGCCATCTTTGAGATCGAGAAGCGGGGTTTCTTCGGTGTCTTCGGCACCGGACGCAAGGGCAAGAACGTCTGCTGCCGTCGTCCCGAGTTCATCCGCGATCCAGCCGGCCACCATCTCAGCTTGTGGGCCGCCATTGTCGGTGACCACTTTCTCGAAGTAAACATGACTGCGGACCTTGTCCGCTATCTCGGCCGAATGTGAGATCTCTTCAGGAATATCGAGTGCAGACAGGCGATCGGCGATGTAGTTTCCGGTTGCGCCTCGTTGGACAGCATTGAGGCGGTGTTCGCAAATCATCCCGCTCTTCGGTTCCTGCCAAGGCTGAATGCCGTCACATCGGATCCCATCGCGATGAAGCGAATCAGTACTGGTGAGTTCGGAAAGCGGGCGAGACCGCTTGCATCCTGTGCAGTGAACACTGAGCGAAGCAAGCCCCTCGCCGCGTCGAGAAGAGCGGACGAACCGTAGTTCCTTGTAGGCGCGACAGAAGCGCACCGCGTCGGTGATGTCCGCACCGTTTCCGCGGTGGGCCCACTTGAACCATGGTATGTCTTGGATATGGCTACCTTTTTCGCAAGTCGCGACATATCGCATCGGTACCAGTCCTCCGCCGCACTCGCATCTATTGATCCATCGACCCTTGTGCTTTCCGGTAATCTGGGAAAGCTGCGTGCATCGTTCGCAGAAGCGCCAGGCGGGAAAGCGCCAGTAAAGCAAATGGGCGGTTTCCTTGGCGGCCCGGCCTGCATGTGCAGGAGCTTGTCGAAGGATGCCAGGACCCAGCCTTGCGAGAAGGCGATCACAACTGATTTCAGGTGCATATTTTCGATCCCACCACGAGGTGTCCGCAGCTATCAGGGATTCGCCCAGAATGTCAACAATGGCACCCACTCCAAAAGGGGTTACTGTCTCGGAAAGTCGCAGGTCATGCACGATTCTTTCCACCGATGCCTCCTTCCAGTGGCTCGCGGACGTGAACAGCGACGTTCGGTTCGACGGACCTCATGGAATCGGCGACGAGCCATCCCTCGCCACTCTGGCCGAAACGCTTGAGTAATGCGTCGTTGTCGCTCTGTCGACGGTCGTAAACCAGTGCGGATCCGGCATTGCGAGCGAGCCTCGCGCGACGATCCCAGTTGCGTAGCAACGACCAAACCTCGTCCTCGGTTTCCTCGGATTCGATATTGTCGGAGCGGCTGACCAAATCCGAGAAACGTGCCACGAGTTTCTCAACTGCTTTCGACATGTGCTCGTTTTCGAGATCGAGACGTGAGGCGAAGTCGTTCGCGGCAAGGACAGGCAACGAGTGCCGCAGTAACGCTACGAGCGCCCCGCCCAATGAACGGTTGCGTGACGACAACGACCACGGTGTCACGCTCGTCGGTTCGACGTTGCGGTAGAGAGCTTCGTGATACGAACGGAAACTCTCGAAATGTGAACGATCACGCGCTCGATTCGACCTGAACAGCGTGGTCACGATCCCGTTGTTCAGGCCGCGCCCGACCCTGCTCGTCGCTTGGATGTATTCGGCGGTCGTCTTGGGTTGACCCACCATCAGCATCAGGGCGAGACGGGGTATGTCGATTCCGACTGACAACATGTTCGAGGAGAGCACCACATCGATGGCATCCGACGATTCATCGATGCTTCGACTCAGTTCGCGAAGGTCGTTGGGCAGTTCGTCCGGTCCGCGGCGGCTGGTGAGCTCCAGGACGTGTTCAGCCGTGACCTGCCGGAGAGGTAGGCCCAGTCTCTCCGATCGTGGTTCGAGTCGACCGTTGACGTCATCGATCACCAAAGTTCCGGTGCGGCCGAGCTCGCGGAGGCTGTTGTGGTACATCACCAGCGTCCAATACGAGTCTCGCGACGTGTCCGACCCTGAGCTCCCGGCCAGCACTTCCGGTACTTCGAGTAGGGGAGCCGTGGCAGCGATGACTGCTGACACCTGAGAGACCGACTGTGGCATCAGGCCGACGTAGAGGCGACCTTCGCCGCTCTCCACCGGACGGGAGAAGAAGGTCTGATCGCCGTCGAGTCCGGCTGGCGGGTATAACGCGACAGACCTGCCGTACAAGCCTCGGACCTGTTCGTCCGAGGCACGGATCGTGGCTGTCGAGGCAACGATCTTGGGGATCGCTCCGTTGTGACTCAGGAGTAGTTGGATGACTGCGTCGAACACGGCGACTGTCGTACCGAGTGGGCCGGACAAGAGATGCAGCTCGTCTTGTATGAGCAGTGACGGCTGGCGGAACGGTGTACCGAGGCCGAGCAGCTTGCCCGCTTCGGGCAGGAACTGCAGGCGGGCGAACTTGTCGACTGTCGCAAGGAGGATCGTCGGCGGCTCGTCGTAAAGGATGTCGTCGATCACGGAGACCGGCAGCTCATCATGGAATTCGCAGGCCGTCCGGGTGCAGTGGATGACCACGTCGCGACCCACCTCGCGGAACCCGTAACGGCTCCAGTCCTCGTGTCTCATATCCGGCAGGAGCGCAGCACCACACCACGGACAGCTCTCGATCTGGAACTGGTTCGCTTCTTGGGGGCGGGCGGCCTTACGCAGGCGATCGAGACCTGCCTTTGCCTCTTGGCGTGATCGAGGCGTGACCTCGTTCCCCACCCACAGGCCGATGGAGAACGGCGCCATTCGCTCAGCTCGCGCGTCCTCGTTGCGAAGCAGGGTCATCGCGCAAATGAGCGAGGCGGCTCGCTGGAATTGCTGTGAGGTCAGCAGCCGGAGTGTGTACCGCGTGATCACGGCGGTTCCTCCGCCAGCGGTGCCGTGAACTATGCGTCGGTGGAAGATCTCCACGGCGGCCAGACCCAGGTAAGCTTCGGTCTTGCCGCCACCGGTCGGAAACCAGACCAGGTCGACCAGTTCTCGATCATCGTGTGCCCCGTCGATCGTCGATGCCAAGGCGACCAGTAGGAAGCCGAGTTGGAACGGACGCCAGCGCGGCTCTTCGACGAGGGATGGCTCCGTACCATTTTTGATCGCGGTTTGGCGAATTTGGAGTCGCATCGCAGTCATGCCGAGGGCAAACGCGGTTCTCAGCGACCCTCGTTCTGGCTCGCGCAAGAGGTCAACGCCGGCTCGCATACGGCCCAGAGCGGAGCGCGCCCGATCGGTGATGGCTTGCGCGACCGGTGTGTCGGCTCCGAAGCTGTCGACACGGCCGCTCTGTTCGGAGACCCAATGGGAATAGGCATCGACGAACGCATCGAGGGTCGATATCACGCGTTCTGTGTCTGTGTCGATCCGCGACAGGTTGTGGAGCAGAAGTGCTCGGGCCTCGACGGAGTCGGAGTCGAGGCCCGTCGTTTCGACGGCAGGCACTACAAAGGCGGGCACCGGATCGAGGAAGACGCGTGTACAGACGCCGTCGATGAGGTTCCAGTCCGCCGCCGTGCCGTGGCCGACCGCGTAGATCGTTTTGCTTCGGTAACGGAGCCGCAGCTCAGCGGCTTCGGGGTCGGAGTCGAACGCATTGGACCTGTCGTACTCTAGAAACCGACCGTCGAGCGCTGGGGTCACGCTGAGAGCTACTTGGAAGAGTGTTCGATCGATGTCGCTTCGGTCGTCGCCAGTCGACTTGGCGGACACACGCGCGTGCACGGTCACGAGGTGGGCGTCCCCGTAGGCCCGCCAGCGCGATCCGATCTCGATCGGCACTTCGCCTGCAGTGAGCACGTGTGGCGGACGGCCTCGCGTGAGTTCGAGACCCTCGAACCGGAACGGAGAACGCTGCCATCGTGGCGGCCCATCGTCCTTGATCGACTGGTAGGTACCCCCGGAGAAGTCGCACGAGACGCTCGGCCGATCGGTGACGAAGGAGATCGCGACCGAAGAGGGACGCCAGTCTTCGGCGATCGGGACGCTCGCGCCGGCCTCCTCGATCTCACCCGTGAGCACCTCCGCTTCGATGTGCTCGCTTTCCTCGGAGG
Coding sequences within:
- a CDS encoding TetR/AcrR family transcriptional regulator, with protein sequence MSEDDQRPPERARRLPRAVRERQILDAAVQVFSRHGYHAASMDEISDVAGVSKPMIYTYLGSKEDLFGACIRREATRLLEAIQSGVQPDLPPDMQLWHGLRSFYRFVAEYRESWTVLHRQALTVGGAFAAEITDMRARAIQLVAALVVSAGTRKGVGEQAEFSGEGLSAALVGAAESLADWALDHPDISDGVLASWLMNLVWLGFNDLIEGEVWKPSE
- a CDS encoding SCP2 sterol-binding domain-containing protein; protein product: MADNAGMTSADRVAALRGAPLLDALERLDPLSPEAHALDVNALADALNPRDLGKDDFRRFLKALLALASRAPAFDLSKVEPARFASLVSSASRAQLESVVAERPLRERVLAEIFARMGSHIRPERARDLHAVVHWRLSGGIGDGGYDRYETVISHGSCTVSREMSSSPRVTITIAPTDFFRLITHQATPAVLFVTGRIKVKGDLAFAAGLIGFFDLPHPV
- a CDS encoding SCP2 sterol-binding domain-containing protein — encoded protein: MNAFAEKLVLGNLTAPQFVQVLETLHMLGSAGAGIELSSLSTDVLVDVVRRASRDQLKAIAEHPELRPVFLDEIFRRMSEHFLPEKARHVDFVVSWRFSEGTGEDGYDRFQTVIEDGVCVSSTDLSRAPDTTITLSVDDFIRMATGNAAVAAMFVTGRVKVKGEYAPAVRFSSYFDIPKPTVD
- the drmB gene encoding DUF1998 domain-containing protein, which codes for MERIVHDLRLSETVTPFGVGAIVDILGESLIAADTSWWDRKYAPEISCDRLLARLGPGILRQAPAHAGRAAKETAHLLYWRFPAWRFCERCTQLSQITGKHKGRWINRCECGGGLVPMRYVATCEKGSHIQDIPWFKWAHRGNGADITDAVRFCRAYKELRFVRSSRRGEGLASLSVHCTGCKRSRPLSELTSTDSLHRDGIRCDGIQPWQEPKSGMICEHRLNAVQRGATGNYIADRLSALDIPEEISHSAEIADKVRSHVYFEKVVTDNGGPQAEMVAGWIADELGTTAADVLALASGAEDTEETPLLDLKDGEWSAFVNKLDGGRDHSNGNFVVDGFSIPTEATWPSTLTSRLVGVGQVRRVREVRALRRFQRHNADAEYVMVDLGLDSKRKPIYPAIELFGEGIFLRFDEAEISAWEETPEVRKRAEILLKSRNSTPWAHRLPVPEPRFVALHTISHLLIRRLAFASGYSSASLQERIYAHSDRPDRTAGIFIYTAAGDAQGTLGGLVRLGHPEKLVPLLLAALGDADVCSNDPVCIESDHQGSSHLNLSACHGCTLVSETSCETGNRLLDRQLVLGGGTVPGLLDHLLDEVRSTVGR
- a CDS encoding helicase-related protein, translated to MAYVGPDGGDTETLLNLPDRQYAVGMLFPAMSEPPPESSEESEHIEAEVLTGEIEEAGASVPIAEDWRPSSVAISFVTDRPSVSCDFSGGTYQSIKDDGPPRWQRSPFRFEGLELTRGRPPHVLTAGEVPIEIGSRWRAYGDAHLVTVHARVSAKSTGDDRSDIDRTLFQVALSVTPALDGRFLEYDRSNAFDSDPEAAELRLRYRSKTIYAVGHGTAADWNLIDGVCTRVFLDPVPAFVVPAVETTGLDSDSVEARALLLHNLSRIDTDTERVISTLDAFVDAYSHWVSEQSGRVDSFGADTPVAQAITDRARSALGRMRAGVDLLREPERGSLRTAFALGMTAMRLQIRQTAIKNGTEPSLVEEPRWRPFQLGFLLVALASTIDGAHDDRELVDLVWFPTGGGKTEAYLGLAAVEIFHRRIVHGTAGGGTAVITRYTLRLLTSQQFQRAASLICAMTLLRNEDARAERMAPFSIGLWVGNEVTPRSRQEAKAGLDRLRKAARPQEANQFQIESCPWCGAALLPDMRHEDWSRYGFREVGRDVVIHCTRTACEFHDELPVSVIDDILYDEPPTILLATVDKFARLQFLPEAGKLLGLGTPFRQPSLLIQDELHLLSGPLGTTVAVFDAVIQLLLSHNGAIPKIVASTATIRASDEQVRGLYGRSVALYPPAGLDGDQTFFSRPVESGEGRLYVGLMPQSVSQVSAVIAATAPLLEVPEVLAGSSGSDTSRDSYWTLVMYHNSLRELGRTGTLVIDDVNGRLEPRSERLGLPLRQVTAEHVLELTSRRGPDELPNDLRELSRSIDESSDAIDVVLSSNMLSVGIDIPRLALMLMVGQPKTTAEYIQATSRVGRGLNNGIVTTLFRSNRARDRSHFESFRSYHEALYRNVEPTSVTPWSLSSRNRSLGGALVALLRHSLPVLAANDFASRLDLENEHMSKAVEKLVARFSDLVSRSDNIESEETEDEVWSLLRNWDRRARLARNAGSALVYDRRQSDNDALLKRFGQSGEGWLVADSMRSVEPNVAVHVREPLEGGIGGKNRA